The following are from one region of the Spodoptera frugiperda isolate SF20-4 chromosome 20, AGI-APGP_CSIRO_Sfru_2.0, whole genome shotgun sequence genome:
- the LOC118282090 gene encoding proton-coupled folate transporter-like gives MSNTDKSGDKMPRDETTEELPLKTEAKNVVQNMTFMEKLKYIKSNITVEPVLILFVAPSVLGMLATQNLNLEKACRVNLDFGDEACTALRLRKRANYTYEEEEVQKLIASVLAWRSVVHTAVPTLLMLFIGAWSDKTGKRKICMLMPIFGEFMTCMLNMINTYFFYEIPVEWTVLMEVMFPALTGGWYTMFLGTFSYLGDITSKDTRTFRIGILNLCMTVGFPIGMGLSGILLRFLGYYGVFSVSAFLQFINFCYVLFVIDDHTWLENKDKVKRTGCSGFFLEFFDFQSLKHTIEIAFKKGPNNRRLRICLILTVVCLTFGPMWGEMSVIYIFTRYRFNWDEVKYSIFSSYSLITHSVGTLFSISVFSKKLKADDAVLGIISTSSKICGAMVFAFARNDYEAYLSPLLEILNGTSAIALRSIASKLVTYQELGKVFSLFGVAETVMPIIFAPLYSKIYIATLTVLPGTVFLVSAIVTIPALGIFGWFYHQHKKDEKEKRLNVPNTPPLPGDSPVMSA, from the exons ATGAGCAACACAGATAAATCTGGTGATAAAATGCCACGCGATGAGACGACAGAGGAGTTACCTCTTAAAACTGAGGCAAAGAATGTTGTCCAAAACATGACCTTTATGGAGAagttaaaatatatcaaatcGAATATAACGGTAGAACCGGTTCTAATACTGTTTGTGGCGCCGAGTGTGCTGGGTATGTTGGCGACGCAAAATTTGAATTTGGAGAAAGCATGCAGGGTCAACCTAGACTTCGGAGACGAGGCATGTACCGCACTTAGACTTAGGAAACGAGCGAATTACACATACGAAGAGGAAGAAGTACAGAAACTAATAGCTTCAGTTCTAGCATGGAGGAGTGTGGTTCACACAGCGGTGCCTACATTGTTGATGCTCTTCATAGGCGCGTGGAGCGACAAAACAGGGAAGCGTAAGATCTGCATGCTAATGCCAATCTTTGGGGAGTTCATGACGTGTATGTTGAATATGATAAACACGTATTTCTTTTACGAGATCCCAGTGGAATGGACTGTTCTTATGGAGGTAATGTTCCCAGCACTGACTGGAGGCTGGTACACAATGTTCCTAGGTACTTTCAGCTACCTAGGAGATATTACTTCTAAGGACACAAGGACTTTCCGAATCGGAATTTTGAACTTATGTATGACAGTGGGTTTTCCAATCGGGATGGGACTAAGTGGGATCTTGCTTCGGTTTCTCGGATATTATGGGGTGTTCTCAGTATCAGCGTTCCTGCAATTTATCAATTTCTGTTACGTATTGTTCGTAATAGATGACCATACTTGGCTGGAGAATAAAGACAAG GTCAAACGAACAGGCTGCAGCGGCTTTTTCTTAGAGTTCTTTGACTTCCAAAGTCTTAAGCATACCATAGAAATAGCATTCAAGAAGGGACCGAATAACAGGAGATTACGAATATGCCTGATCCTGACTGTCGTGTGCCTAACTTTTGGACCTATGTGGG GTGAAATGAGTGTGATATACATATTCACGCGATATCGCTTCAATTGGGATGAAGTTAAATACAGCATCTTCTCTTCGTACAGTCTAATCACACATTCCGTGG GAACCCTATTTTCCATCAGCGTGTTCAGTAAGAAGCTGAAGGCAGACGATGCAGTACTTGGAATCATTTCAACCAGCAGCAAAATATGTGGAGCAATGGTATTCGCATTCGCTAGGAATGACTATGAAgcatatttat CACCATTATTGGAAATCTTAAACGGCACCTCCGCGATAGCTCTGCGATCTATTGCTTCTAAATTAGTCACTTATCAAGAATTAG GCAAAGTGTTCTCATTATTCGGTGTGGCGGAGACGGTGATGCCGATCATATTCGCGCCGCTCTACTCCAAGATATACATAGCAACACTGACTGTGTTGCCAGGGACCGTGTTCCTCGTCAGCGCCATCGTTACCATACCTGCCCTTGGAATTTTTGG